In Argopecten irradians isolate NY chromosome 11, Ai_NY, whole genome shotgun sequence, one DNA window encodes the following:
- the LOC138335021 gene encoding PACRG-like protein gives MASSAPSSASSRSAFGRSNPTSSRKGTPTSAGKSGKNGSLTSSSDSSISKLTAAPRPSAKLNPKTVDPFKSPARNQSAFAAVYTNGGVPCRLFHGSVKHKLAWETPPEQVSFDPVLVTLAEGIKETVHPYMFVARTGFKELLEVDGSTEKVLPILPKVCVAVRSALSHSESSVFDAGLDAVLQLSDVVGPSLNQHLKLLMVPIAKRMMEKKFRDKITEILQTLEQNGGKEALPSIKSKVPTYSSIFS, from the exons ATGGCTAGTTCGGCCCCAAGCAGTGCTTCCTCAAGATCAGCATTTGGAAGAAGCAATCCAACAAGCAGTAGGAAAGGAACACCAACAAGTGCTGGAAAGAGTGGTAAAAACGGCTCCCTGACAAGTTCATCTGATAGCTCCATCAGTAAACTCACGGCAGCCCCAAGACCCTCAGCCAAATTAAACCCAAAAACAGTTGATCCA tttaaaAGTCCGGCCCGGAATCAGTCTGCATTTGCTGCTGTATACACTAATGGAGGAGTACCATGTCG GTTGTTCCATGGTTCAGTGAAACACAAGCTAGCCTGGGAGACCCCACCAGAACAGGTGTCCTTTGACCCCGTCCTTGTGACCTTAGCGGAG GGTATAAAGGAAACTGTCCATCCATACATGTTTGTCGCCCGGACTGGCTTTAAGGAGCTTCTAGAAGTTGATGGTTCCACAGAAAAAGTCTTGCCAATCTTGCCAAAAGTCTGTGTTGCTGTTCGTTCAGCTTTA AGCCATTCTGAGAGTTCGGTTTTTGATGCTGGTCTGGATGCAGTGCTACAGCTGAGCGATGTTGTCGGTCCTTCGCTGAACCAACACCTCAAACTTCTTATGGTGCCT ATTGCTAAGAGAATGATGGAAAAGAAATTCAGAGACAAGATTACAGAAATATTACAGACTTTGGAACAAAATGGAGGAAAG GAAGCACTGCCATCAATAAAATCCAAAGTTCCAACCTATTCCTCAATATTTAGCTGA